In the Streptomyces sp. SJL17-4 genome, AGGATCTGCACGCGGGTGGGATCGGAGAGGGCCTTGAACCAGGTTGCATAGGACTCGGCCGTGCTTCGGTCGATCAGCTGGGCATTCATCGTACCGCTCATGATCCATCGATGTTATTCGATGACCGCCCACGACGGCAAGGTTCGTTCCGCACAGAGGGGGCCCGGGGGGAGCCGGCGGAGGCCCGTCGGCGCCTCATGTACGTCCGAAACCGCTGGCACGAGCGACTGTGTAGGCACCACATGGAAGGCAGCCGCATCAGTGCGACCTGGGAACAAGCTCCACTTCCCGGATGCCGCCACCGAATGTACGGGACAGGCCACTTCGGCGCGACGAGGGACCCCTGATCCCCATTGCCGGGCATCTCTTTAATCGTCTATCATCGATATTCGATAAAGGGGATGCCGATCGAGCCTCCCCCGCGGCTCGCCACGTCCCCCGTACGTCCCTTCACGGCGCCGCTCCCCCTCATGTGTCACCGTCTCAGAGAGGTTCACCTGTGGACGAATTGCTGGCCCTTGGCCGGTTCATCCTGTTCGAGGTGCTGCACTATCTCCCGTGGTTCCTGGTCGCCATCGTCCTGGGGATCGCCGTACAGCGTCTGTCGATCGACGTGGTCGCGCGCCGCAGCTTCGCCCACGGGCGCAGGGGCGTCCTCGGCATCGCCATCGTCACGGCCATCGGAGCGTTCAGCCCCTTCTGCTCCTTCACCGTGATCCCTCTGATCCGCCGTTTCCTGATAGCCGGCGTCCCGCTCTCGGCGGTCATGTCGTTCTGGATCGCCTCCCCCTCCATGGACCCGGAGATCTACGCGCTCTCCGCCGCCCAGCTCGGGCTCCCCATCGCCACCGCCCGCCTCATCGGTGCCCTGGCACTGAGCTTCGGCGCGGGTCTCATCGTCCTGGCGCTCGAACGGCGTGGACGGTTCGCCGATCCGCTGCTCGACTCCACTGAGGAGAAGACGCCGGCGAAGACCTGCTCGCAGGAGACGGTGACCGTTCCCGAGACGGCGTGCTCCACGGCGAAGGCGACCGTCCCCGAGCCCGTGACCGTCGGTGGCAGCGGTGCGGGCGGCGGCACGTCCGAGGGCGGCTGCGGAGGCACCGCACAGGAGCCCGCGCCCGCAGCGGGAGGGTGCTCGACGCCCGCACGGAACGACGCGGACGACGACGGCACTCCGTGGCGTGTGCTCGTCCGGCGTGACATCAAGAACCTCCGCGCCGGCGAGATCCTCAAGGAGATCGTCAGCGACTCGCTGATCCTGGGCAAGTGGCTGCTGCTCGCCATCGTCCTCGAAGCCCTGATCGTCCGCTACGTGCCCACCGACGTCGTGTCGGGCATCCTGGGCACGGACGGCGTCCTCTCCGTCCTGGTCGCCGGGCTCATCAGCGTCCCGCTCTACCTCAACGGCGTCGGTGCCATCCCGGTCGTCGAGGGCCTCCTGGACCAGGGCATGGTCGCTGCCGCGGGTGTCACCTTCCTCCTCGGCGGTGCCATCACGACGATCCCGGCGATGGTGGCTGTCAAGAGCGTCGTCAAGGCCAAGGTCTTCGCGTTCTACCTCGGCGTGGGCCTCCTCGGCAGCATGGGTATCGGCCTGGTCTCGCTGGCGATCCTCTGACCTGGAACTCCTCCTCACCCCCCACCCACGCTCCTGTGGCGGCCGGCGCCGCCACAGGAGCGTCGCCGTCCCCGCCCGTGCGCACCTTCCAGGAGCGCACCCGGAAAGGAGCCGAGCATGGCCGCACCCCCACGCACCGCAATCGCTCTCGCCCCCATGACCGACGACCATGCGCCCGCCGTCATGGCGATCTACCAGCAGGGCATCGACGAGGGAAACGCCACGTTCGAGACGGCCGCACCGCCGTGGAGCGCCTTCGACACCTCCAAGCTGCCCGCCCACCGGCTCGTGGCGCTCGACCCTCAACGGCAGGTCGTCGGTTGGACGGCGGTGTCCCGCGTCTCGGCTCGCCCCGCCTACGCGGGAGTCGTCGAGCACTCCGTGTACGTCAGTCCCACGGCGCGCGGAGCCGGCGTGGGACGAGCGCTTCTGGAAGCGCTGATCGTCTCCACGGAGAAGGCGGGGATCTGGACGATCCAGGCAGGCATCTTCCCCGAGAACACGGCGAGCCTGGCCTTGCACGAGTCCGTGGGGTTCCGCGTGCTGGGCCGGCGGGAACGCGTGGCCCGCCACCACGGCGTCTGGCGCGACGTCCTCCTCGTGGAGCGCCGTAGCCCGGTGGTCGAATGACCGGTGCCGGTCACCACGGTGACCGGCATCAGCCCGCACGTTCTTGACCGGTACGGATCCGGCTCGTACCGACCGCCGCGTCAGGGGAGCTCGAACGGCAGGTCCATCCCGTCCAGCGCCTTCGCGCACGCGCAGGCCCGCTCGCGCTCCAGGACGTCGACGGTCTTCAGGACCAGGCCCTTCAGGCGTTCCACGTTCGCCGCGAACACACGGAACACCTCGTCCTGCGAGACACCTTCTCCGTGCTCCACACCCGCGTCGTAGTCGGTGACCAGGGCTATGGAGGTGTAGCAGAGGGCGAGTTCACGGGCGAGTAC is a window encoding:
- a CDS encoding permease → MDELLALGRFILFEVLHYLPWFLVAIVLGIAVQRLSIDVVARRSFAHGRRGVLGIAIVTAIGAFSPFCSFTVIPLIRRFLIAGVPLSAVMSFWIASPSMDPEIYALSAAQLGLPIATARLIGALALSFGAGLIVLALERRGRFADPLLDSTEEKTPAKTCSQETVTVPETACSTAKATVPEPVTVGGSGAGGGTSEGGCGGTAQEPAPAAGGCSTPARNDADDDGTPWRVLVRRDIKNLRAGEILKEIVSDSLILGKWLLLAIVLEALIVRYVPTDVVSGILGTDGVLSVLVAGLISVPLYLNGVGAIPVVEGLLDQGMVAAAGVTFLLGGAITTIPAMVAVKSVVKAKVFAFYLGVGLLGSMGIGLVSLAIL
- a CDS encoding GNAT family N-acetyltransferase, whose product is MAAPPRTAIALAPMTDDHAPAVMAIYQQGIDEGNATFETAAPPWSAFDTSKLPAHRLVALDPQRQVVGWTAVSRVSARPAYAGVVEHSVYVSPTARGAGVGRALLEALIVSTEKAGIWTIQAGIFPENTASLALHESVGFRVLGRRERVARHHGVWRDVLLVERRSPVVE